From the genome of Vicia villosa cultivar HV-30 ecotype Madison, WI linkage group LG2, Vvil1.0, whole genome shotgun sequence, one region includes:
- the LOC131647468 gene encoding uncharacterized protein LOC131647468, whose amino-acid sequence MSLIHLLRSQSRNRFSSLSSNTPSVYQCFRSSTCGQPISANPIFKPQNNAKPTFKTSSQFATSQIRWASKAAPAEEDKISIGPASGRQSEEGQKETGIFYYGPISSTIKKVKLLSLSTCCLSVSLGPVITFMTSPDSNVILKGAVASSVIFFSTSTTAILHWFVSPYIHKLRWQPGSDSFEVEMLSWLATHIPKTIKFSDIRPADTNRPYVTFKANGSFYFVDTEHCHNKALLARLTPQKETHDSAFKNL is encoded by the coding sequence TGTACCAGTGTTTTAGGTCCTCCACATGCGGACAGCCGATCAGTGCTAATCCAATATTCAAACCGCAGAACAATGCGAAACCGACATTTAAGACTTCTTCCCAATTTGCTACTTCTCAAATAAGATGGGCATCTAAAGCTGCACCAGCTGAGGAAGACAAGATCAGCATTGGGCCTGCCAGTGGAAGACAATCTGAGGAAGGACAAAAGGAAACCGGAATTTTCTACTACGGTCCAATCTCAAGTACCATAAAAAAAGTAAAACTTCTGTCTCTCTCAACTTGCTGCCTCTCGGTATCTCTTGGTCCGGTCATAACCTTCATGACATCCCCTGACAGTAATGTCATCCTAAAGGGTGCAGTGGCATCATCAGTGATATTTTTCAGTACTTCAACAACCGCCATCCTTCACTGGTTTGTCAGCCCGTACATTCACAAACTCCGATGGCAACCCGGTTCAGACAGCTTCGAGGTGGAGATGTTGTCATGGCTGGCAACACATATCCCAAAGACAATCAAGTTTTCAGATATTCGTCCAGCAGATACCAATAGGCCTTATGTGACATTTAAGGCTAATGGGAGTTTCTATTTTGTGGACACAGAACACTGTCACAATAAGGCACTTCTTGCTAGACTCACACCACAGAAGGAAACTCATGACTCTGCTTTCaagaatttgtga
- the LOC131652996 gene encoding protein REBELOTE — protein MGKLGKNARKFAKKNLQSVLRNQRKLKSKFKRKASKGDRHDVEEIQETEAVTNPSNNTVVEEILDISLDAVFSDNESEVPGEGEGSDSDGYLSEDSSCAHVTGSDDENENYIENDNSGSSLSVQNKEIFGELLKKEKRLNRLKEKFPGFSKFLESYDVGTGQDTDEETGSDDERLDTVNDDNAHARAGKMLTSTSVDSLCKLVKEQRSLPALTCLMNAYRAACHSDSEITSVSDSVLSNGIQTSETFCTILMFMLHEADTIFRMLLGISSSCSKKEAVLDIKNSAKWLSLRPLIKSYLRSTVFLLNQITDSKILVFSICQLRSSIIFLAAFPSLLHKLLKICVDLWATGDRSLSSHSFLIIRDIASVCGSNWLDICFVKTYKAFIGRSPSEHTHFLRNSFVELCCLDVQKSSNKANICIRRLGEILLKGWQVKKKEVVEKICSWQYLNCIDLWVSFISENIPDYDLQPLLYMIAQIINGVVLLFPGPRYLPLRLRCIQWLNRLASSSGVFIPVTSLVLDFLEYNITKDGGKPGKVFEFQPLSTIKLPKHWLKSREFQEECVTSTIELLSEHFAQWSYHVSFPELATAPLVFLKKIVEKTSNESFRRVIKRFIDQVELNVDFVQRKRDDVPFSPKDHQSVGSFLQAEKRSGNNSFTQYYKSIIRKAASRKTLSNKKSLGKGKKRKTQRPKGVVVDGNPADSGKKKKMQHPNGVVDGNTADSRKKKMQHSNGVVDVNPTDSLKN, from the exons ATGGGGAAGTTAGGGAAGAATGCACGAAAATTTGCCAAAAAAAACCTACAATCAGTTTTGAGGAACCAAAGAAAGTTAAAATCCAAGTTCAAAAGAAAAGCTTCAAAAG GTGATAGGCACGATGTTGAAGAAATTCAAGAGACTGAAGCTGTTACAAATCCTTCAAAcaacactgttgttgaagaaATTTTAGATATTTCACTTGATGCTGTTTTCAGTGATAATGAAAGTGAGGTGCCTGGTGAGGGTGAGGGTTCAGATAGTGATGGATATCTTTCAGAG GACTCAAGCTGTGCACATGTTACTGGAagtgatgatgaaaatgaaaattatattGAGA ATGACAACAGTGGTAGTTCGTTATCGGTCCAAAACAAGGAAATTTTTGGAGAActtttgaagaaagaaaagaggttGAACAGATTGAAAGAAAAG TTTCCAGGGTTTTCTAAATTTCTGGAAAGTTATGATGTAGGCACTGGACAAGATACAGACGAAGAAACT GGTTCAGATGACGAAAGATTAGATACAGTGAATGATGACAATGCACATGCTCGGGCGGGTAAAATGTTGACAAGTACATCTGTTGATTCTTTGTGTAAACTGGTAAAAGAACAACGTAGTCTGCCTGCTCTTACTTGCCTCATGAATGCTTATAGGGCGGCATGCCATAGTGATTCTGAAATAACCAGTGTCAGTGATAGTGTTTTATCTAACGGTATTCAGACAAGTGAAACTTTCTGCACAATATTAATGTTCATGTTGCATGAGGCTGATACTATATTTAGGATGTTACTGGGAATATCAAGTTCATGTTCCAAGAAGGAAGCTGTTTTGGACATAAAGAATTCAGCTAAATGGTTATCTCTTAGACCGCTTATTAAGTCATACTTAAGGAGTACTGTGTTTCTCTTGAACCAGATCACCGACTCCAAGATATTAGTCTTCTCAATTTGTCAACTCAGGTCTTCAATAATCTTTCTTGCTGCATTTCCATCTTTATTGCATAAGCTTCtcaag ATTTGTGTTGATCTCTGGGCAACAGGTGATAGATCTCTGTCATCACACTCCTTTCTTATCATACGCGATATAGCATCTGTGTGTGGCTCTAATTGGTTAGACATCTGCTTTGTCAAAACATACAAGGCCTTCATCGGTCGCTCTCCATCTGAACATACACATTTTTTAAGGAACTCCTTTGTGGAGCTATGTTGTTTAGATGTGCAGAAGTCATCAAATAAAGCAAATATATGCATAAGGCGTCTAGGTGAGATATTGCTGAAGGGGTGGCAAGTGAAAAAGAAG GAGGTGGTTGAGAAAATTTGTAGTTGGCAGTACCTCAATTGCATTGATCTATGGGTTTCATTTATATCAGAAAACATACCTGACTATGATCTTCAGCCATTGCTGTATATGATTGCTCAAATTATAAATGGAGTTGTTCTCCTCTTTCCCGGGCCTAGATATTTGCCGCTGAGACTCAGATGTATCCAGTGGCTTAATCGTCTTGCTAGTTCTAGTGGGGTTTTCATTCCTGTTACATCATTAGTGCTGGATTTTCTAGAATACAATATTACCAAAGATGGTGGAAAACCTGGCAAAGTGTTTGAATTTCAACCTTTGTCTACAATAAAG CTTCCAAAGCATTGGTTAAAATCACGTGAGTTTCAAGAAGAGTGTGTCACATCTACCATTGAACTCCTTTCAGAGCACTTTGCACAATGGAGCTACCATGTATCTTTTCCTGAACTGGCAACAGCTCCACTTGTCTTCCTTAAAAAGATAGTTGAGAAGACCTCTAATGAGAGTTTTAGACGAGTTATCAAGCGATTCATTGACCAG GTGGAGTTGAATGTTGACTTTGTGCAAAGGAAAAGAGATGACGTGCCATTCTCACCAAAAGATCACCAGTCTGTCGGATCGTTTCTTCAG GCTGAAAAACGTAGCGGTAATAATTCTTTTACTCAATACTACAAAAGCATCATTCGCAAGGCTGCTTCTAGGAAAACGCTCTCAAATAAAAAG TCTCTGGGCAAAGGAAAGAAGAGGAAAACACAGCGTCCAAAGGGCGTTGTTGTTGATGGCAACCCTGCTGACtctggaaagaagaagaaaatgcagCATCCAAATGGCGTTGTTGATGGCAACACAGCTGATTCTCGAAAGAAGAAAATGCAGCATTCAAATGGTGTTGTTGATGTCAACCCTACTGATTCTTTAAAGAATTAA
- the LOC131650683 gene encoding protein FAR1-RELATED SEQUENCE 5-like — MPNRNSWGKGSGAHGMEVPLQICRKNDTAIDTTDAFTTSERFVTREEVIRWVKETGINNKVTVIITRSETPKQAKEEEVTKSTPAKDGSGWKVDVKCGVHNHGLPDRLEGHSFVGRLTADEKQHVADLTKRHVPPRHILISLQERDPENVTRITQIYKHKSVIEAEIRGPRSEIQHLFKLIEEANYVYWSRKRDDCEVVRDIFWAHPDSVKLLNLFPTVLIMDATYKTNKYRQPLFEIVGMTSTELTFAVAFAYMECEQTESFIWVLDKLKQLFVKKDVVPQVILTDRDLALMKAVEVVFPTTHNLLCRFHINKNVGMKCKEYVMKDMQETIGTLWKDVVWASNEVEYGVRLQYLEQACFACNDFLDYVKNTWLIPHRQRFVGAWINRVLHFGKTTTNRVESAHWKLKQMIGDNLGDMVKVWEAMNSNLKIQIGNIRASFQKTFYEVEHAHISPFYDNLRGSVSRAALRRIAEELSRLDYVLNSRGKCGFTMRTSYGLPCACEMGRLIVVGIPLQVVSVHLQWRILSMEGDLPLDEEAGSEVDMSNAIDELWRRFNSLDVVGKRALKSRVYEIAYPTTTSLCPPPEKIKTKGRVKRKGKKPVGYDVYRDPSGFEYADQASQSSQKQSQASQTSRKQSQPYITEIVNVVADGSCGFRAIASWHGYSEDGWAMVRRDLDMELREKKDLYERLFGPNDSK, encoded by the exons ATGCCAAACCGGAACAGTTGGGGAAAGGGTTCCGGGGCACATG gTATGGAAGTTCCACTCCAAATTTGTCGAAAAAACGATACAGCTATAGATACCACTGATGCTTTCACAACTTCAGAGAGATTTGTCACACGGGAAGAAGTTATCCGTTGGGTTAAAGAGACTGGAATTAACAATAAAGTGACCGTTATTATCACGCGTTCAGAGACACCGAAACAGGCAAAAGAGGAAGAAGTAACAAA ATCGACTCCGGCAAAAGATGGTTCTGGATGGAAGGTTGATGTAAAGtgtggagttcataatcatggTTTACCAGATAGATTAGAAGGTCATTCATTTGTTGGTAGGTTGACAGCCGATGAGAAGCAGCATGTTGCTGATTTGACAAAGAGACATGTTCCGCCTAGACACATATTGATTTCCTTGCAAGAGCGAGATCCTGAGAACGTCACTCGGATCACGCAGATATACAAGCATAAAAGTGTGATTGAAGCGGAGATAAGAGGTCCAAGAAGTGAGATACAACATTTGTTTAAGCTTATAGAGGAGGCGAACTATGTTTATTGGAGTAGGAAACGGGATGATtgtgaagttgtgagagatattttttgggcTCATCCAGATTCGGTAAAGTTGCTGAATCTTTTTCCTACTGTCTTGATTATGGACGCCACTTATAAGACCAACAAATATAGACAACCTCTGTTTGAAATAGTTGGTATGACATCGACCGAGTTAACATTTGCGGTTGCATTTGCTTATATGGAGTGTGAGCAGACAGAGAGTTTTATTTGGGTCTTGGATAAGCTGAAGcaattgtttgtgaagaaagatgTGGTTCCACAAGTGATTTTGACGGATAGAGATCTTGCTTTGATGAAAGCAGTTGAAGTTGTTTTTCCTACGACGCATAACTTGCTATGTCGTTTTCATATTAACAAAAATGTTGGGATGAAATGCAAGGAATATGTGATGAAAGACATGCAAGAGACAATAGGCACATTGTGGAAAGATGTTGTATGGGCTAGTAATGAGGTTGAGTATGGTGTACGGTTGCAATATCTTGAACAAGCATGCTTTGCTTGTAATGACTTCCTCGATTACGTGAAGAACACTTGGTTGATCCCACATAGGCAAAGATTTGTAGGCGCATGGATTAATCGAGTGCTTCATTTTGGTAAAACCACGACAAATCG ggTTGAATCTGCACATTGGAAGCTAAAGCAGATGATAGGAGACAACCTTGGTGACATGGTCAAAGTttgggaagctatgaattctAACCTAAAAATCCAAATAGGTAACATTCGAGCTTCGTTTCAAAAAACTTTTTATGAGGTTGAGCACGCACACATTAGTCCATTTTATGATAATTTGCGTGGTTCAGTATCGAGAGCTGCTTTGAGACGCATTGCAGAAGAGTTATCGAGGCTTGATTATGTGCTAAATAGTAGGGGAAAATGTGGTTTTACTATGAGAACAAGTTATGGGCTACCTTGTGCTTGTGAGATGGGGAGATTGATTGTTGTTGGAATCCCATTACAAGTAGTAAGTGTTCATCTTCAATGGAGGATACTATCTatggaaggtgacttgcctttagACGAGGAAGCCGGTTCGGAGGTTGATATGAGtaatgcaattgatgaattgtggaGAAGGTTTAACTCACTAGATGTTGTTGGAAAAAGAGCATTGAAAAGTAGGGTTTATGAAATTGCATATCCCACAACAACTTCATTGTGTCCACCACCtgagaaaataaaaactaaaggcAGAGTGAAGAGGAAGGGGAAGAAACCAGTTGGGTATGATGTTTATAGGGATCCTTCAGGTTTTGAGTATGCTGATCAGGCGTCTCAATCTTCACAAAAACAATCGCAAGCATCACAAACTTCTAGGAAGCAATCACA GCCATATATTACCGAGATAGTTAATGTTGTAGCAGATGGTAGTTGTGGATTTAGAGCCATTGCATCGTGGCATGGGTATAGTGAGGATGGTTGGGCAATGGTTCGTCGTGACTTGGACATGGAATTAAGAGAAAAGAAGGACTTATATGAGAGATTGTTCGGTCCAAATGATTCGAAGTGA